The genomic segment gatctctgggaaacttgaataaacttaccccatccttgtgggttttggagcaaaagccggcaacacaacgtgaaggcataataactatatataactatatataactatatatatattaatgtataatgaaaatactaataatgatgaactgaacacctgtcgcatcaacaacaaactggtaagttaggaggaaggttctttcgctgacgtcatatagctcctcctcctccttcgtctcctgggtgctgcagccccatcaaatttgcccaaatagccgcgttttttatcataacttgtaaaataggcgcctttgtgaattaatatatggatcatcaggaattactttttatgttataaaacatcgccaaagatgtcaaaaacgtgtcatcagcactttaaagcaaAAAAGGGGAAAAAGACTTTTCCCAGCCAGTGAATTAGCTTCATCCAGTTTGACATATTTTAGCCTaacaaattcaattcaattcatctatctattatccgtaaccgcttatcctgtgcagggtcgttggcaagctggagcctatcccagctgactgtgggtgaggagCGGGGTACacccggacaagtcaccaggtcatcacagggctgacgcatagagacaaacaaccattcacattcacacctatggtcaatttagagccaccaattagcttaacctgcatgtctttggactgtgggggaaaccggagcacctggaggaaacccacgcagacacggagagaacatgcaaactccacacagaaaggccctcgccggccacggggctcgaacccagaaccttcttgctgtgaggcgacagcactaaccactataccactgtgccgtccctcaattcaattcaattttatttgtatagaacTTTTAATAATGGACATTGTTACAATGCAGTTTTACGAAATATATACATTTTACAtatatgaatttataaatttatcccaAATTATATTTAGCCTGCTTTTCCTTCTCTGCCTGCATAccctcagcctctggctgtttcTTTCTGACTGTCCAGTTGACAGCTCCACAGCGGCAACTACTGAATTTATTAGTTGACTAGTTCACTATATAACCCTACTTTTCATACTGTCCAACATGACTCCAGGGGCCTGTTTATAGCAGGGTACAATAAAACATCAGCCAAGACTGCATAACTGCCATGCAGCAGGAAACAGAACACGTCATTCATCATTCCTGATGAGTTGTTTGAAGGTGTCCTGTCTACAGTGGAAACATTAACAGAGAGTAGTCTTTATAAAACAGTAATAATGATgaatgtgtgtggtttttttaaaGTGTTTGAATGCATTTATGGTCAGTAATTTTCCAGTAATTTAAACCCTATTAAATGGTTTGAATTATTTGACTGATCGCAAACAACAAAGTTAATTCCGCAGCTGTTTGAGCAAACACTGCTAAGACAGTGTAAACAGTCTGTGAATCAAATTTATCTCTAAACAATAGCCCTTATTCGTCAAATTCTACTGGTTGTTTTGCTACtcaaccatttcttctttgatGTGTCTGTGTTTGACATAACTCCCATCTGGTAAGAGTGCATGACATTTTGAGCATAACATATTAATTGAAATGCTTCATTTGTAGTTAAATGAATCAAAATAAAAATCAGTCATCAATAATTATATCAAATACAGTAAACAGAGTAATAGTGAATgagtactacaaccccgattccaaaaaagttgggacaaagtacaaattgtaaataaaaacggaatgcaataatttacaaatctcaaaaactgatattgtattcacaatagaacatagacaacatatcaaatgtcgaaagtgagacattttgaaatttcatgccaaatattggctcatttgaaatttcatgatagcaacacatctcaaaaaagttgggacaggggcaataagaggctggaaaagttaaaaggtacaaaaaaggaacagctggaggaccaaattgcaactcattaggtcaactggcaataggtcattaacatgactgggtataaaaagagtatcttggagtggcagcggctctcagaagtaaagatgggaagaggatcaccaatccccctaattctgcgccgacaaatagtggagcaatatcagaaaggagttcaacagtcagtgcgtttacatgcacatagagaaaatcgaatttctgctgttgctcgactgaaatcgaagttctaaatgccatggaaacaccttagcttggctgaaattgaaccgaacttgatttctcgtaatcgggctacgcgacctagattatgcgattgtagccgagctacttagtgcatgtaaaccctatcgagctacgtagtcgagctacttacttcagcactgccccttccggaagtgacgagtgacgagaccacaagcgggaaacacgacagcctcggtcagcatgacacatcaccttagccgccactttattaggaacacttgtgtctgggcatgtacgcacccatttccaattagttggtaagttattagcatgttagcaggctaacagttaatatgttcaccattacagatcaacttcaacttagtggccattttattaggaacacttctgttcgtacatacaaacactcttcttgtgaacacggaactgataactttgtttatttatttatttttttattgaatCAAATGCACATTATACAAAGGGTACAAGAAAATAAAACAGTATTGTTATAATTACGCCaggggatggatatatatatatatatacatatatatatatatatatatatatatatatatatatatatatatatatatatatatatatataaagcctaTACAGATAAGAGTAATCATAAAAAGACGTTATACAATACAAAAATAGTTTCCGTTCTAACAGCCTTTTCATTAGTGCTGGTAGAAATTGCAGATCTATAATGTTTCACATCTATACCAAATTCAATGAAGTtaggttttttgttttgaaatttaCATTTATGAATGTAGTATTTGCATAAAAATAACAAAAGATTAATCAAATAATATTGAGAGCCCACACTCCTTTTCATGAAAACCAAACAAGACATTTTCCCACTTTAATGCAAAGTCTGAATGAATGGAGTCTATGATGACACGAGCAAGCTTACTCCACAAAAGTTTTGAATAAGGGCAAAGCCAAAATAAATGAGTGATAGTTTTTCTTTCAGGcccacaaaaagaacaatttatATTAATATCTTTTTTTGAATttctgtaaataaaaatttgttggaTAAAATCTATGTAGCAACTTAAAGGATATTTCTTTAACTTTGTTGGTTAAAAAGAATTTTTTAGGCAATAGCCAAACTTTTTTCCACCAGATGTCCCCCACCCACTTGGACCAGTGTGACAGACAAGAAGGAGTAGTAAtgtaaatgggctcaggaatatttccagagaacattatctgtgaacacaattcaccgtgccatccgccgttgccagctaaaactctatagttcaaagaagaagccgtatctaaacatgatccagaagcgcagacgtcttctctgggccaaggctcatttaaaatggactgtggcaaagtggaaaactgttctgtggtcagacgaatcaaaatttgaagttctttatggaaatcagggacgccgtgtcatttggactaaagaggagaaggacgacccaagttgttatcagcgctcagttcagaagcctgcatctctgatggtatggggttgcattagtgcgtgtggcatgggcagtttacacatctggaaagacaccatcgatgctgaaaggtatatccaggttctagagcaacatatgctcccaaccagatgacgtctctttcagggaagaccttgcattttccaacatgacaatgccaaaccacatactgcatcaattacagcatcatggctgcgtagaagaagggtccgggtactgaactggccagcctgcagtccagatctttcacccatagaaaacatttggcgcatcataaaacggaagatacgacaaaaaagacccaagacagttgagcaactagaatcctacattagacaagaatgggttaacattcctatccctaaacttgagcaacttgtctcctcagtccccagacgtttacagactgttgtaaagagaaaaggggatgtctcacagtgggaaacatggccttgtcccaatttttttgagatgtgttgttgtcatgaaatttaaaatcacctaatttttctctttaaatgatacattttctcagtttaaacatttgatatgtcatctatgttctattctgaataaaatatggaattttgaaactttcaccgtttttatttacaatttgtactttgtcccaatttttttggaatcggggttgtaataaagcTGGTAATCACAGTTGAACACAGGGGCGTTGCTAGACATAAAGCTCTACTGGGTCATAGCCCGCCCCCCGCccccccaaattttttttttttttgaaaacttgcTGCATATGAAGTGGGCtattgtaggctatgtgcttaaCCAGCTTCCATTGCTTTGCTCATTATTATTGCCACTGCCATACTCATACTGGTAAAAGTTAAAATGCAAAGATACATTCATGAGTGTATgagaatatttatttaaataaacatgAACCTCAACAGGTTTTACAAAGTAAAGCATATTTGTATACAAATAATAGCAACCACAGACGCAGAGAATGTGTGCCTTATATTTAGGGACAGAAAATTGCCTCCGTTGATGCACCTTGAAGTAGAAAAACATCCACTCTATTCCTGATATTATtgatctaaattaaccataggctaTTTTCAGGGTATACTATCTGTACTTTTAAGTTGTTCATTATAAGGACCATCCATCTATATGCTATAATGATATAATCTATGTTTTTTTAGGACAGTCTAGGTTATGATCATATTCCATATTTATATCAGTTTTTTCTATCAAGGAAAAACATTTTGCATTTCTGAATTTTCCATGTTTTGAATGTATGCCACTATAGGAAGCATGGCAACTGAAATATCTTTTCATACTTGTGTGGATTGTCTGGAATCTGGCAACATAAATATCATGATAGTGGAATAGCCTTCTGTACGTCTTGGcaataatttgtaaaaaataGATTATGTAGTGACATACTGTAACTATGTAATGCAAGCTACATTAGAATACCAGTCCAAAGTTGGAGACAAATTGTCAAGTCATTAGATTTTCAATTGGGcaaaatgtgcatttttataaaaTGCATCATAAAGTGCTGAACTGGATGTGGAGGTATAGGTCGGTGGGCTGTGGTGATAATTAGACGACATGTGAGGTTATTCACATCATATCAACACAGAAACGTTGTAACTTTGGTAGTCTGCTTTTCTGTTTAGGTTctttcaaagttttttttttttttcccaacatgAAATATGAATTTGTTTATTTTTCCAGGGTGGAAACTAGGCATACATGTGCTTATAAATGAAGCATTTATTAAATCTTGGCTCAGTTAAATCTGACCTGAATTCAACCTCTGAAATTAATCTGTaattagggtttttttgtttgtttttttaattaaagattttATCTCACTAACTGCAGGTGAGTTGAAAAGCAGTTCAGTTTTCAACCTAATTCCATCCTTAAACAGCTGAATAATTAAACACACTTCATAATTGTCTATTTACAGCTATATTTTATGTCAAGTTTTCATTTTATGGACCAGTAATGCTTTACTGAAATTTATTTATTAGATTTACTCCAtttattaaaatatatatttatatttcctTCCTTGGATCTTGGACTTAGCTTGTTGAATGCATTCCTTTTAATGAATTTCAATCTCAGCATCTTCATAAATTCAGGTATTTTGTACAAATTTGTGTAAGTTGTATATGAGGGTAAATTGGCACAAGCTGTATGCATATAACATGTAAATAAGAGACTACTGAACAGGAACTCATACCCACAGCTCACCTGTTTCAACAATGCTCTCAAATCACAACTTTCCTTGATGCCATACAAGAGTTTCATGAATCAGACGCAGGATTTTTAATGCCATTCCATGTGCTCAATTCTGCTTTTCTTTCTATGCAACCTAGATGAGTTAAGCCAATGCTACTATTGGAACATAATCATAAATATATCTGTTAATTTCCGGTTGGGCTATAAGATGGCCGGCACACTAACAAGTGTTCTGAGACACCTCAACAAATTAGTGTTTACAGTGCTAAGAGATTTCTTTGTGGTTCTTATCTCGTCCAATGCATTTCACTGTAAGTTGTGTTAACATACATAGGACAAATAAAGCTTAAGTGAACTGAACTAACTGCCCCCAGCCCCAAATGAATGTATGAGCTCTTTCTAACACCTATAATACTGTAATGATTATTATAACAAAAAACACATTATATTTTATGCAGTGTTTACTGCTTTTGTGCAAGAAACAAAATGTTATGATGTCTGTTTTTCACTTCAGCTTTGTGTGAAAGTAGATATTTGTTTTTAATCAGGGACTGCACCTGCACCGGTTTACTTGGCTCGGACAGCAGTGAGGCTTCCAAAAGGACTGAGCTGGCCTAGGCATAACTCTCACCATGCAGCTCTTCACTGCTTTGATCCTGCTTCTCATGGCGTTTATAGTGGCTGAGGCATGGCATGGAAAGAAACCAGGACAAGGAAAACCTCAGGGCAGAAACAAGTGGAACTCTCTTAAACGCTCTGTAGGCAACTGCAAAGAGTACATAGAGAATGGTGATAAGTTTCTTGACTGCCAGGACTGCCATTTGACTGGTGTCCTTCTTGGCTGGCCAGAGGATATCGAGCACCTTTTGCTAGCACAGAACAGGATAGAAGTACTGCGAGAGAATACCTTCAGTCGTTTTCGAAACCTAGTGAGTTTGGATTTGCAGCTGAATGAGATTGCACTAATCGAGGAAGGTGCTTTCAATGGCCTAAGCAAGCTCACGACCTTACTGCTACAGCACAACCGCCTCCAAGTGGTTTCTGAAGCCATGTTCATACCTATGCCTCGACTTCGATACCTGCGTCTTCATGACAATCCATGGACATGCAACTGCCAGCTGGACAGCCTGGTCCGCTTCTTGCAGGTGCCAAGCAACCGTTACATGGGTAACTTTGCAAAATGTGCTGAGCCCACAAGGTTTTGGGGGAAGCAATTGAAGACTCTGGATCCTAAGCTACTGTGCTTGCCACCCATGCAGGCACAAATTCATCTACCTACACTGCATTCTGACACAACGTTGCTGTGCCACATTCAAGATTCTTCCAGACCACTGCTTGACTGCAAGAGCAGAGGTGAGAGCACCACAAAAAACAGTAACATCTTTAACTGGGTAAACGTTTACGTGTAAGCATACAGTTCTGTTCATCCGTTTGGTGTTTGCAGTATTGTACAACTCCAAGTTCTGTTTAAGTTTGGTTAAATGGAAAATACCATTTTTAGATTCAGCTAATGTCAGCATGTGGTAAATGTGTCTCAAACCACACACTAGTAATTTGGCATACCATTTAGAACAACAGTGTGCAATTGGAAACAGCTTGTCCCAAACTAACCAAAATTCAGAAATAACAGAGCTCTGAACACTGTAATTAACCTAAGCAAGTAAATTGAGAAgtgaaaaatgtttcagaaaaggGTTCTCTTGGTAGTTTCAAAATGGCATAAAATATGCGCACAAAATAAAAACCTACACATTTAAGATAAACCCAGTGAAAACCCCAatggttgttgttattgttatttttATTGACAGGATTAGACTGGTAAattaataacattttaacatCTAGAATGTTAGAGCTGCTTTATTTGGATGGagtacttgtttgtttgtttgtttgtttgtttgtttgtttgtttgtttgttaaatgtgCTCACAGCTCTTAGCCCAGCTTGGAGGCAATAGATTTCCAAAAGATGTGTATGGGAGAGTGGGGCATAACCTAATCCATTTTGGTTTTCACTTAATAAATTAACAAATATTTACATTAGAATAATTGTTTTTATGCAAGCAACATATACACTTCTGCTACACATGAATACTTGAACTATGTTCCTAGCACCTAGTGATTATACAGTATATAATTTCACCAAAAGTGACAGGTTGTGCAACCCTATGGGTGGGGTTAATCGTAACACTTGCTAGAAAATCCTGATAAATTAATATCAATAAAGTTAATTCAGTACAATTCTATGTTGTacaaaacaaatatattttctaGCCAAACTGCATTTTacttacacacacgcacatacacacacacacacacacacacacacacacacacacgatcagccataacaataaatgcactgattggtgaagtggataacattgattatgttgttacaatggcacctgtccaggggtgggatatattaggcagcaaatgAGCAATCAGTTCTCGAAGGTGACGTgttggaaaaatgggcaagcgtaaaggTTCTGTGACTTTGGCAAGGGCCAAATGTTGATGGCTAGACAATTGAGCCAGTATCTCCAAAacagcacatcttgtggggtgttcctagtatgcagtggttagtacctaccaaaagtggtccaaggaaggacaactggtgaaccagtgacagggtcatctgTATTGAAGGCTCACTGATGTGTGTGAGGTGCGAAGGTTAGCCCGAATGATCCGacaccacagaagagctactggaccacagaagagctactggaccACAAAATGCTGAAAAAGTTGTTGCTGGCTATGAGAGAAAGGCTGTtaatgtcttggtgccagatcTGTTGTTAATGTCttagtgccagataccacagcatacCTTCAGAGgttttgtggagtccatgccttgagctgttaggcaggtggttttaatgttatggctaatcagtgtagacagtaccagtcaaaagtttggacacattgtcaaattcattgtttttttctttatatttattaattaaaagacactttgtcttaaagtaataatggatgtcatttctcttttctTAGTTGAgcacttcttgacataatattaaTTACTGCAGTTATGGAATGGGCTATTTACTATatctttattatttattgtttactgtttgatctcaaacacattcagaaggcaagaaattgcactaattaacttttggcgaggcacacctattaactgaaaagcattctaggtgactacctcataaagctggttaagataatgccaatagtgtgcagagtgttatcaaggtaaacactggctactttgaagaatctaaaatatgaaatatattttaacacggcggtacagtggttagcgctgtcgcctcacagcaagaaggtccgggttcgagccccgtggccggcgagggcctttctgtgcggagtttgcatgttctccccgtgtccgcgtggatttcctccgggtgctccggtttcccccacagtccaaagatatgcaggttaggttaactggtgactctaaattgaccgtaggtgtgaatgtgagtgtgaatggttgtctgtgtctatgtgtcagccctgtgatgacctggcgacttgtccagggtgtaccccacctttcgccagtagtcagctgggataggctccagctcgcctgcgaccctgtagaacaggataaagcggctagagataatgagatgagatgagatattttaacacttgtttaccacataattccatattttatttcatagttttgatgtcagtattgttctacaatgtagaaaatagtcaaaataaagAACGATTTATGAATGAGTACAGGTGTCCAAACCTTCGAGtggtactacacacacacacactctacttTAATAGGAATACCTGTGCACCTGTTCATTTATGCACTTATCCATAATCATACAGATACagttcaagagcttcagttaatattcacatcaaacatcagaatggggaaaaattgtgatctctgtgactttaactgtgacatggctgttggtaccagatgggctggtttgagcatttccgaaactgctgatttcctgagattttcacacaccgcagtctctagagtttacacagtatggtaggaaaaacaaaaaaaactgaaagctgaaatatcttgttgatgagagaagaATGGTTCCTGCCCTGCTACTTGGTCAGATGGTCGGAACAGACGGGGAGaatggggtgaatggatggaaaCCTGACTCCAGCCACAATGTTACCAATTAGTGGAATGTATCATAGTAGACTCAGCAGTGAACATTGCACAGctcaaatctaaaaaaaaaatgataactCCTTTGTgggcagcacaatggtgtagtggttagcactgttgcctcacagcaagaaggttctgggttcgagcccagtggccaatgggggcctttctgtgtggagtttgcatgttctccccgtgtctgtgtgggtttcctccgggtgctccggtttcccccccacagtccaaagacatgcaggttaggttaattggctctaaattgaccataggtgggaatggttgtttgtctctatgtgtcagccctgagatgatctggcgacttgtccagggtgtaccctgcctctcgcctatagtcagctgggataaaggctccagcttgcttgcaaccctttATATGGACAGCAACTCCTCCTGGAAAATTACACTTCCAGGCCATTTCAATGATTACAAAAATGCCCCCGAGTATATTAGAGCTATGATTGTACAGTGTGCAGTGATTCCAATACACTGACACTAGTGAATATTTACTTTCACATTTAaagttagccacaaagtcagtgaTAAATAAATTCCCCCAATAGCCCCCACCCCGCTTCGGAGGAAGCATGTGTGAGGGTAAGCACACTTGAAgaaaagtgctatctaccctcttccacatatatGAGTCTGACACACAGAAGGGAAAGAGAGTACTTCGAGCCACTTCACCCATAATAAAATTATTAAGGCATTTTAAGCCTCTTAAAATGGTTCTACTTTTGAACCTTTTCTGATAGGAAAAATATTTTGTTGTAGGGTTCTAAACAGAGCCTTTATAGGTTCC from the Neoarius graeffei isolate fNeoGra1 chromosome 2, fNeoGra1.pri, whole genome shotgun sequence genome contains:
- the lrrc17 gene encoding leucine-rich repeat-containing protein 17 — protein: MQLFTALILLLMAFIVAEAWHGKKPGQGKPQGRNKWNSLKRSVGNCKEYIENGDKFLDCQDCHLTGVLLGWPEDIEHLLLAQNRIEVLRENTFSRFRNLVSLDLQLNEIALIEEGAFNGLSKLTTLLLQHNRLQVVSEAMFIPMPRLRYLRLHDNPWTCNCQLDSLVRFLQVPSNRYMGNFAKCAEPTRFWGKQLKTLDPKLLCLPPMQAQIHLPTLHSDTTLLCHIQDSSRPLLDCKSRGLKSVPPDIPENIAKMDLAFNNITQLRPKQFVNIKDLKLLNLSSNSLERIDTAAFAGLLHLRELDLSNNSLHYFKYDVLEDLYYLRTLSLGGNPWICDYNIHYLIYWLKHHPAVEYTGLVCSEPEEFHGWPVESYVKTYNADCPKDKMVDLHTDTDPTVATSQELIAKMEKEPDLLPSLLRKKEPKKFENFNLS